From a region of the Mycolicibacterium sp. MU0050 genome:
- a CDS encoding CoA-binding protein: MELAQIVRETQTIAVVGASANPSRPSNDVYRYLRATGDYTLYPVNPTISDLDGDQAYASLADLPVVPDLVDVFRRTEELPGVLAEVLALPTRPKTLWLQEGLVDEQVAAEARAAGIAVVMDRCLKIEHARLR; this comes from the coding sequence GTGGAGCTGGCCCAGATCGTGCGCGAAACGCAGACCATCGCAGTGGTCGGCGCCTCGGCGAATCCGTCGCGCCCCAGCAACGACGTGTACCGCTATCTGCGGGCGACCGGCGACTACACGCTGTATCCGGTGAATCCGACGATCAGCGATCTCGACGGCGATCAGGCCTACGCGAGCCTCGCGGACCTGCCCGTCGTGCCCGACCTGGTGGACGTGTTCCGCCGCACCGAGGAACTGCCCGGCGTACTCGCCGAGGTACTGGCTCTGCCCACTCGGCCCAAGACTTTATGGCTGCAGGAGGGCCTGGTCGACGAACAGGTGGCCGCCGAGGCCCGCGCCGCCGGCATCGCCGTCGTGATGGACCGGTGCCTGAAGATCGAGCACGCGCGACTGCGGTAG